The stretch of DNA TCAATCTTGGAGACCTTTAAAATAATGATGACAAGTTGAAACAGATCTCCAGCCTGTAATAGTTTTTACATTTATTGttagggggggaggggaaggggacTAAGCAGCTACAGCCCCCTTGACATTTGCCGAATGTAacagagttaattaattaattactagaTCACTTCCATACAGAGTAAAATGTGACACACTAGTTGTAGTTTTgtataaaatgaattttaggTTAAAATGATTTTGGGCTAGGTTGATCAGTATTTTATTTGTTAACAGACAATGGTAATATATTCGGGGCAATAAAAAATACGAATCAAACTagtttaaaatcattttcacctGCCGTTCATTTCAAACTTAACTAGAACTTAGTTTAAGTGACCTGGTTTCTATTATATTTCTTTAACAATCATGGTAGTTTTTGAAGTATTTTTTGAGTCAGTAATTCTGGAATCATGTAACCAATGTAAAAGTCTGTCAATTTTAGCAGCATTGCTTTCCAAAATTCCACATTAAACTCCACTTCTATAACTAgaattcctttgtttgtgtATATAATCAAATCTGCAATCTTTAAAAAAGTCGTGGCAAGTTCCCCCTGTATCTGGTAGTACCATCTTGTTTCAGTCTTCAGTTTGTACTTTCCGTTTTCTTTAATGATGTACTCTGATGCTGCAATATGCGGAGGgaggtttctttttgaaaacaggcTTTTGATCTCCACTACTCTCTTACCACAGCACTCACAACATCGGATACCATCAGGACTGGCTCCTAGGTGTGGCCATGATGTATTGACGACAAGTCCACTCTTATTTACACATAGGCCTTTGAATTTTTTGCTGTATAACTCTATTGCTGCCTGTTCTTTATCATGCCCCCACTGAAATTGCACTGGTGTTCTCTCTGGTGGCAGTGGGCAGTAATTGAGAAGTTCTTTTAATGTGTTATCTCTATTTGTAGTTTCTCTAAGATGACATATTTTATAGAAGTTGGAAGCAGTGAGCCTTCCAACCCTCTGTTTTACCCAGAATTCAGTCTCCCCTTGGCCCTTGTTTTTTCGTTTATCATGTCAGCTTGCTCCTGAGTAAGGGAAATGGCTTCAAAAAACTGTGACACTAACTGAGAGTCAACTGATTCACTAGCACTGACTTGAATGTTGTGTAAAGAGACAAAGTTATCTCTAATGTCAGAGatagagaaaatttcaatagCTTCTACCTCTTCAACCGATTCAATATTTTCATCCAAAGTAATGAAAGATTGTGGAATATCTTCATCAATAGTTGGAGGTGGAAATTGAGAAAGTACATGAAGTCCAACAGCACTACTGCAAACCTGCTGCAAACCCTCTCTGAGTTTTCTGTTCAGTGTATCAGGATCATGTATTATTGACCTTGGATCAAAGTTGTTGATATCTGCATATGctttttcttgtttgccatattcACTCTATGTAAGCTTTAGGTCATGCAATGAACAAGAGTTGGTGTTAGGCTTTGCTCGTCTTACCCACTGGCACTGACCTGATGTGCAGGATTTTACATCATTGATACGTGCAGTATGTGCTAGGTCAAACAACACAGCTGCAATGTGACGACATGTTCCATCTAATCTACAAGCAATTAAAACAATATAATGAAGGGATTGTTAGGTTTACATCTGGGATGAAAGGTGATTAAAACAGTACAAAATTTAGAATAAAAtgtctttcttttccttctccCCATTCCCCCACCATTTTCCCAAAGTAATTTCAAATAGCAAAGTTTACTACCCACCATTCGCGCTGAGGAATACTCCAAACATTACCAGCCACCACATTTCAACATTGTAATCTATGTACGGTAGTCCACAGTATTGGATGAAAGTGTCTGCTTAAGTAAAGCATATACTTACCCTCCTTTACAAGGGCAAAATCCATCTTTAACTACACCAGAGTCTTCCGTGATTATAAAGCCATTGTAGGTTTGTTTATTAGCGTCAGTTTTGGACCTCTCCGTTGGTAACACCTTGAACTTGAATGAAGTGTAGCTCATGTGGTGGACACAATGCATCATGCAATCTTGAACATGACCATCTGAAAATAACTTGTATCCAAGAAGACTCTTAAAGGACTTGAGATTCTCGGGGATGTACTCCCCAGAGTCAATCAAGTACGTATACAAATCAGCGAAAGTAAATGGAGGTATCTTCGAAAAATCGTAGCACCAGCTCTGGATATTTTCCGGGCGAGGTATTGCGCCCTTTTCAGTGTTAAGTTTACTAGTTATCACGTCTGAGGTGTCTTCGTCGCCCTCATCGATCCGTTGTAATTTAATTTCACGTGCCTTCTCCGCTAAAGCCACCAGTTCAGCTTTACGTTTACTGTGTCCTTGATCACTCACCTGAGTCCCTCTCtttgttaaaaaatcttttaccCAAGGAACGCTCTTCCCATCAAATCgttcttccattttttcttgatttctaCGAAATTCCAAAATGCTTACAGCcgtttaaacattatttttaccTTTCTCTCGGTCCAGGTACGCTATTCCCTTAAGCCTCGCTTTCGCGTCCTTATTTGTTACCAGTCTTACGCGCGTAAATATATCGGAAATTATCGGAAATGGGCTAATTCCCGACACGTGCGTATTAACTTGTGAAATTTCTCAAGCGTACGTTAAAACTCTTCAACATTTCAAGGATTAATGTAATTTTCTTTCAGTGAATGGTTTAGCAGAACATGACAAGTACGTAGTTTAAAGCTTAGCTATCAACGTTGTTGCTGTAAACGTTCCGTGTGTATTGATATGTCGCTTGGTTAAATATCTGAGGGGGGTTATTCGGCTTTTAACGCTCTCACAAACTGTGAAAGCGAAACATGTGCATGTGACGTGTGTGGGTTTTTCCTTTAatccttattttttaatttccattgaaacaatttgtaaaaaaggaATTTACGGTTCTTTAAAACCCAATCtttacaaaagatgatataaaaataactttctaCATGAAGGATACATGTATTTCTGAGATCATGCCAGAAAATATTGTGCAACAGTTTTGCATTATTTTACGGGGTGAATGTGAACTTATCTTCGTAAATAGTTTATTGCAATCGAATATCTTAGCGTATTCAATCGAAAATATACTTCCGAAACTGCATTTTGCAACTGTATTATTAAAGAAAGTGGAgttttaaataaacaaacagTTGATGGATGAACGTCAAATATCAACCCTGAAAGATTTCGTCAGGAAGTATTACCTTTGGCGAAATTGTATACAcgcaattttattgtttttacgtTTTTCGAAAATAGCTGTCGCATAGAAttccatttcttttctttggctATTTCGCATTTGCATTGCTTCTCAAGTTTTTTAACATCAATCTTTTAACAagaaacatatttttttcaagcaaagatttctaatttatttattttaaattcttgTTTATGAATATTTATGTGCCCCTCCAGCTGGGATGTAAAAATAAGTCGCAATGGTTGCAAAGTTGTTTATCTGTGATTGTTTTTCCCATTTCCTAATATCCGGTAGTTTCGTCATTTTAGTCCCAAATAaattattggtttttttttattacacattAAGGTCATAAGTTTTATTTTGGATTATTTGACATGAAGAATGGGAACACGGAGTTTAGCCCCTCTACccctaccctgggtgccaggggattttttttaaaggtcCAAGAGAGTGCTATGCAAGTTGGAGGCACAGGACTGAATAAAACACTTTTGGTAGCACGAGCCTGGAGCCTCAGTTCCAAACAGgaaataacttcaaaaaatgAACTTGTGGCTTTGGAAATTTTgagaaagtttctttttggataaatTGAAAAATCGGTTTTCAACAGATGATGCGACAATAATCCATCCACCTAGTGGGGTAATGACATGCCTTTAGAACAAACTTTACTTTAAGTCATCAAAGTACTGCTTCtttccccccccaccccccccccaccccccccccaccctctcTCCCTTGAAACAGATGCCAAACCATATTCTTGTTTCCTCTGTTGCCTTATATTGCCCTTGATGATCAGGTTGTTTGTTCAAcaatcttgaaaagaaaacacctataaaatatttaatttttgctttgaaatgacagttttctatttctttgtaGGTCTTTGTGGGAGGTTACTGACAAAGATTTACTTTCATGGCTATCAGATAGAACACCAAGGACTTTGGCCATAGTCACTCCATGGAgccaatattttttttaataaagaaacACCGTACCTTCTCTCCCGGCTGAAAATTATTAAGGTAACTTTCAATCAATTTTTAATATCCCAAAGCATATCATTTGCACTCATGAGTTGGCCCACGGGATACTTTCatttattacatttttgcaTGAAGTAAATTGTTATTTTCATCAACTTTTTAGATATGGATGAATGCTCTCTAAATACTCACATGTGTCATGAAAACGGATATTGTAACAACACCAAAGGGTCCTACTACTGCACCTGTAATGTTGGATACACAGGCAATGGAATTTATTGTTCCGGTAAGAGGCCGTAATATCTATTTACTTAACACTGGTTAAACGTGCATGAAATTAAGAACTCGTGTTTGCTATAATAAAACATTGCTGTAGACTTACTAATCGGGCTTTTGATAGCGACCAAAGCTCTGCAAAACATCGACCGTCGATTGACTAAAAGTGCACAATGTCTTATTTAGCAAACAAAATATGGATCAGGAGTTACTCGCACTTCACCCCAATCAGTTTACTATATATGGCTTTAGGTTGTTTTGCAATACTAACTCATTTCTTCAGGATTTTAAGACAAGCCTTGCTTTGTAAGGTAGGTTACATTGTCGTTGGAATTGGCTTTAAACTATTGTTTCGTCAAAAAATGAAACTAACATTGGACACTATACCTCTTTCTGCAAGTTCCTTGACAGATATTTTAAACTTTGGGCCTTATGGATTAATAGCAGGCACACAACTAAATAAGAAGAGAAATAAAAGGTAAGGACGTAACTATTGCTAACACAGTCGTAGTTTGATTTACTGTGTGACAAAGGCATCCTTATACAacggactttttcaaaaaagtgtcCAAGTGCATCCAATTGAGACGGGATTTGATTGACTAAAGCTGTAATTATAATATGGagattcccaaaagacttttttcggCGTTGCGCTTCTTGACCTTAGGACGACAACCGATGATACCGCCGCGCTTCaaggttcaagacacgttctgaccactggttgaatttgttcctggtagtccctggttcaacttctcagctgcacttgcaaatagccaactggtttgcctccgaccagttgggattctcaacagttgttgttgaattttctgttctgttctgtcgtgattgtgtttcattggtcctgaaaagcccgtgtggggagtggtcagttatgtaggtatgtatgtatgtttacGTAGAGCGAAGCGCCAGCAAACTTAGGGAGAACGGCGTATTGTTGGAGCAGTTGGAACGAGACGGTCTGCAAATACGAACtaagcaaaataaaactttctTCTTCCATAGCATTGCCGGGCATGCAAAGAATAAGTGTATCCCTATTTTTCGCACAATATTCTGGATTGAGTGTTCTAAGGATATGTCATTGCAGATGGTGCGATCAATCATTAGGCACTCACGAAAATCCTAGCTTAGCTTATACATGCTGTCGTAATTTGGATTAGAGACTAAGGCCcttttcaaacgtcgaactttacatgtgacgaatctaatgcaaatgagcgaaaacacaagatttttctcatttgcattcgattcggcacatgtaaagttcgacgtttgaaacgggcctcaTAAACTGGTGCCGATAGGTTaccaaaaaaaaccttttattaAGATAGTAAATGGTGAAACCGACATTATTCTATGTTGCACGCTGTATACTGTTCTATTGTAAAACCTTTGCCACGTATCGAGcgtgttattaattaattagttaaattctaaacttgaaaacgtttcgcCTTCCCGAGCTCTCCAGTTCTTTATTATTGTTTAGGTTTCTGGATTTGTacttgtatttgcataagatCTACATGGTCTCCCATGGGAGGCAAAACGTTAATTGTAGATGTTTGATGTCAATTAATCCTTTTCAATTCTTCCCTGTGGTAAATACACGGTATTCCGTTCTTCTTTCGCGTTCATACTCTTTCTTTCTGGGATTTTTCTGATATGTGTATTGCTTCTGTTATTTGTCTCATCAGTGAGTCTTGGTGAAAAGTTCTCACGACGGTCATTGTGAATTGCTGGATATGGCCATTGTGCTCTTTTAGACAATGACTCCATAAAGGCGAGTTCTGTTCTTTCTCGTGTAATAACTTCATGTGTTCTTTTCCTCTCGTGTAGGCGTTGCGGGCTGTTTCTCCACAGTATTTGCTGTTACAGTTGTTGCACTTTATTTCATACGCAATGTTGTTCCTCGAGCAATCACCTTTCCCTCTTGATGTGCATACGAAACAGCTCTCACGTCTACAGTTTCTCTCTTTCATGGGGTTGGATCTTTGTAGAAGGGACGTGATCGAAATTCCATTCTTCTCAACCACCTTTATCCTAAGTACAAAAAAAGCCCCAAGCCTTAAAGCTGTGCCATAAGGGCTCGACGGTACGCATTACTTACTAAGTACGTGAGAACGCTACTCAAGTTCAAAACTTACAGTTACCCTGACTCAAGTGCGTTTAAGGCTCCTTCATCTCCACAGAGAGATCGGACACAATTATTGGACACCTACCGCAGAATGGCATAGGCTCTCATGGCGTCCATCTGCAAACCATGAGTATGGAATCTCCTCAAtttgtgctccagcgctagaacactAGACACTGGTGTAAAGTTCCTTCGTGTTTTGGCGAATTTATTAGCAATCACACAAGTGTCGATTGTACCAATGCCAAAAAAGTCATTCTTCAGAACGTGCCAGCATGGCTAATCAAACAATGGAGTCACGCTAGTAAAGATGAGCTGTAGGGTCTGTTAAGCTGTCAATGAATGAAACCTAAAAGCTACGCCTAGATGAAAACAACGTTCAGTAGTAAGCAACGCTCTTTGCACAGCTATAATTGCTCCAGGTTGAAATATCGCTCTGAATTTAACTTGTTCGTGTGTAGTTTTAATAGGTAATTGCTACTTTCTTCAAACTGGATTTCTCACCTGAGAATGTTTAAGGCATCCCCGTAGTTTGTCTCATTAATAATTTTTGAAGTAAAACAATGGAAgcgttttattaattaattaatggttGTATATCTGATGTAACGCTCTCCTGATTTGCATACACGgtttcgtttaattttcttaatttagatTCTTAATTTTTACTGTAAATGATAATAATGTGATTTGAAAATTGAATGTTATATACCTGTTTAGacttagggggtgtttacatgataccggtacgagtttcattctggtacgagttcatcccggttcttacttatcaCTCTGTATtggtttacatgataccggtgaaaaatctcataccagtacaactcatactAGTAGTTctaccggatcgaaattctcataacgatatgaaaagttataccggtatcatgtaaacgctacattgactcccattccggtacgagtcgtcaagtcgtggtggactgggactattgacgtATGCGTTGTATTTATAAATattcgtcaagatggcgtccggtAATCGATGgtcatccctgtgtcaatatttgtgtcgtccatgtaaacgcggtatgaaattgacaactcgtaccagaatgaaactcgtaccggtatgaGATTTTACAAGTAAACACCCCCTTACAAAGCGTGAAGACGAAGTTGGAAATACAACTGTCATAATGAGGCTATGTCAACCAAATACCGAAGGGCTGTTACATTGTATATTCTGACGATTTCGTTTGTCAAGGTAAGATCAAGCATTACATATTTGCACTTTACACTGAGTTAAAACTCCTGATCCATGGGGTATTTCAAAACAAGCCGCAAAAGTTCATTCCAAGTTAATGGAAGCGCCCTCTGCTTACTTAACGCATTTGTTCCCTAGTCTTTCAATACAGCTAGAATGTCTGTGATGAAATGCGCGATCACATATGGCATTTGTGACAATTTTTTAGCAATAAAATCCACCTGCTTGTGGTGTGGGGTTAAAATTCGCAACATTTAGTGTGAACCCGTCTCTCACAGACACTCGTTTGTTGACAAAATTATTAACAACCGCTTCTCGCAAACTTTCCTCTTGTTTCCGAGTTGTTCGCACATAAGATAGTGTTTTGTAGCGTCTTCAATCAGAAATTTGGCCTAAAAGTGACAAGGAAGAATGAAACACAAAATGAATACAGGGCGTTTAAAAACTTCATTCCTCTTATTTTCGTATTATTGCATCTCACCTATTGGTTGGAAGCCATCGTGGTTGCGAGTTGACCGTGATGCCTTTTTTCGAGGTCCCTTTAAACTGACCAATGACTAAAATCCTTAGCAGCAGGAGAGGTACAGAAAAAAGTAACGAACTTTTGAAACGCAACGCAGTGTATAACAATCGGACCGGTACCAGTACCTTTTCTCTCTGGAGTTTCTTACTGTGCTTTATCACGGTATCCGCTATTTGGTACAGCTTCGATCTTACAAATAGTTCTGTCAATGAAATAACTTGCATTCAGGGTCACATCCCTTTATTTGCAGACGTTGAAGAATGTACCACGAATATACATAATTGTCATTCTGATGCTAACTGTACCAACACTGATGGGTCATTCCACTGTAGATGCCAAACAGGATTCAATGGAGATGGAAGTATTTGCGACGGTATGCAATCATCacaaatttacaacaaaaagGAAACAGAACAATTGTCTTCATTTCAAGAGGTTACAATTGCTATCATGCGTCTTTGTCAACGGCCATTGAAAGTGGCTCGGAAAACAATGGAAGCAAACaacgaaaaataaataaataaataaataacggaCTCTGAAGACAGTAAAGCTGCATCCTAGAAAGTAAGGCTATGTGGTTTTACAGAGATGCCTGCTTTAGAATAGACATCGATGTTCAGTACGCACAATCCTCAGTCACTTTATAAAAACGCCAACATATTTAAGTGCCGTGATGCCGTATTGAAATTGGAAATGGACTACGTACTTTCATGAATG from Montipora capricornis isolate CH-2021 chromosome 9, ASM3666992v2, whole genome shotgun sequence encodes:
- the LOC138016678 gene encoding uncharacterized protein — protein: MEERFDGKSVPWVKDFLTKRGTQVSDQGHSKRKAELVALAEKAREIKLQRIDEGDEDTSDVITSKLNTEKGAIPRPENIQSWCYDFSKIPPFTFADLYTYLIDSGEYIPENLKSFKSLLGYKLFSDGHVQDCMMHCVHHMSYTSFKFKVLPTERSKTDANKQTYNGFIITEDSGVVKDGFCPCKGGLDGTCRHIAAVLFDLAHTARINDVKSCTSGQCQWVRRAKPNTNSCSLHDLKLT